Proteins encoded by one window of Nocardia goodfellowii:
- a CDS encoding valine--tRNA ligase, which produces MTDTYPHNSDPTTLPTTYVAVELEGELYVRWVEGGYFRADAASDKPAYTVVIPPPNVTGRLHMGHAYEHTQIDALTRRKRMQGYETLWQPGMDHAGIATQNVVERELAKEGKSRHDLGRDAFEQRVWQWKAESGGMIADQMRRLGDGVDWDRDRFTMDDGLSRAVQTIFKRLYDDELIYRAERIINWCPRCATAISDIEVDHKDRDGELVSIRYGDDEDAIVVATTRAETMLGDTAVAVHPDDDRYRHLVGRDIALPLTGRRIPVVADEHVDPEFGTGAVKVTPAHDPNDFEIGQRHSLPSLTIMDERAIITVAGPFEGLDRFEARSSVVEALRAEGRIVAEKRPYEHAVGHCSRCGTVIEPRLSMQWWVKVAPLAKAAGDAVREGSVAIHPPELAGRYFAWVDNLRDWNISRQLWWGHRIPVWYGPAGEVACFGPDETAPEGWVQDPDVLDTWFSSGLWPFSTMGWPDKTPDLEQFYPNSVLFTGYDLLFFWIARMMMFGIYATGQPPFQTIALHGMVRDKHGKKMSKSFGNVVDPIEWMDRYGTDALRFALARAANPGTDAPIAEESVEGARNFTTKVWNATRFALLNGATTAGPLPPAESLTAVDRWILSRLNTVVAETDAYFEDYQFAKLAEALYHFAWDEAFAWYVELSKSVFTEGGPAAEASRRVLGHVLDTLLRLLHPIIPFVTEKLWTTLTGEESVVIASWPTDTGYRDTAAEAEIAALQELVTEVRRFRSEQGVRSSQAVPALLELPQTLVTHEPAIRQLLRLEAPGEGFQPTATVPIGVSRVCLDLSRAIDVDAERRRLHRDLAAAEKEFDAAVQKLGNEAFLAKAPEAVVEKIRSRSANAQNDVDRIRRQLAQLPGQ; this is translated from the coding sequence GTGACTGACACCTACCCCCACAACAGCGACCCGACGACCCTGCCGACCACCTATGTAGCGGTAGAACTCGAAGGCGAGCTGTACGTACGGTGGGTAGAGGGCGGCTACTTCCGCGCCGACGCTGCCAGTGATAAACCCGCCTACACCGTGGTAATCCCGCCCCCGAACGTCACCGGCCGCCTGCACATGGGCCACGCCTACGAACACACCCAGATCGACGCCCTGACCCGCCGCAAGCGCATGCAAGGCTACGAAACCCTGTGGCAGCCCGGCATGGACCACGCCGGGATCGCCACCCAGAACGTCGTCGAACGCGAACTCGCCAAGGAAGGCAAGTCCCGCCACGACCTCGGCCGCGACGCCTTCGAGCAGCGGGTATGGCAGTGGAAAGCCGAATCCGGCGGCATGATCGCCGACCAGATGCGCCGCCTCGGCGACGGCGTCGACTGGGACCGCGACCGCTTCACCATGGACGACGGTCTCTCACGCGCGGTACAGACCATCTTCAAACGCCTCTACGACGACGAGCTGATCTACCGGGCCGAGCGGATCATCAACTGGTGCCCGCGCTGCGCGACCGCGATCTCCGACATCGAGGTCGACCACAAAGACCGCGACGGTGAACTCGTCTCCATCCGCTACGGCGACGACGAGGACGCGATCGTGGTCGCCACCACCCGCGCCGAAACCATGCTCGGCGACACCGCCGTCGCGGTGCACCCCGACGACGACCGCTACCGCCACCTCGTCGGCCGCGACATCGCGCTACCGCTCACCGGACGCCGCATCCCCGTCGTCGCCGACGAACACGTGGACCCAGAGTTCGGCACCGGCGCGGTGAAGGTCACTCCCGCCCACGACCCCAACGACTTCGAGATCGGGCAACGCCACAGCCTGCCGTCACTGACGATCATGGACGAGCGCGCGATCATCACCGTCGCGGGCCCATTCGAGGGCTTGGACCGCTTCGAGGCCCGCAGCAGCGTCGTCGAAGCCTTGCGCGCCGAGGGCAGGATCGTCGCCGAGAAGCGCCCCTACGAGCATGCGGTCGGTCACTGCTCACGCTGCGGCACCGTCATCGAGCCCCGCCTGTCGATGCAGTGGTGGGTCAAAGTCGCACCGCTCGCCAAAGCCGCGGGCGACGCCGTCCGCGAGGGCAGCGTCGCCATCCATCCGCCCGAGCTCGCCGGCCGCTACTTCGCCTGGGTCGACAACCTGCGCGACTGGAACATCTCCCGCCAGCTGTGGTGGGGTCACCGGATCCCGGTCTGGTACGGACCTGCCGGTGAAGTCGCCTGCTTCGGCCCGGACGAGACCGCGCCGGAGGGCTGGGTCCAGGACCCCGACGTCCTCGACACCTGGTTCTCCTCGGGACTGTGGCCGTTCTCCACGATGGGTTGGCCGGACAAAACTCCCGACCTGGAACAGTTTTACCCCAACAGCGTCCTGTTCACCGGCTACGACCTGCTGTTCTTCTGGATCGCGCGCATGATGATGTTCGGCATCTACGCCACCGGTCAGCCACCGTTTCAGACGATCGCGCTCCACGGCATGGTCCGCGACAAGCACGGCAAGAAGATGTCGAAATCCTTCGGCAACGTGGTCGACCCGATCGAATGGATGGACCGCTACGGCACCGACGCCCTGCGATTCGCCCTCGCCCGTGCCGCCAACCCCGGCACCGACGCCCCCATCGCCGAAGAGTCTGTCGAGGGCGCCCGCAACTTCACCACCAAAGTCTGGAACGCCACACGATTCGCGCTGCTCAACGGAGCCACCACCGCCGGCCCGCTCCCGCCCGCGGAAAGCCTGACTGCGGTCGACCGGTGGATCCTCTCGCGGCTCAATACCGTTGTCGCCGAGACCGACGCCTACTTCGAGGACTACCAGTTCGCCAAGCTCGCCGAAGCGCTCTACCACTTCGCCTGGGACGAAGCCTTCGCCTGGTATGTCGAGCTGTCGAAATCGGTGTTCACCGAAGGCGGTCCCGCTGCCGAGGCATCCCGGCGCGTGCTCGGCCACGTCCTGGACACGCTGTTGCGGCTGCTGCACCCGATCATTCCGTTCGTGACCGAGAAACTGTGGACGACACTGACCGGTGAGGAATCGGTCGTCATCGCTTCCTGGCCGACCGATACCGGCTACCGCGACACCGCCGCCGAGGCGGAAATCGCCGCGTTGCAGGAGCTCGTCACCGAGGTCCGCCGATTCCGCTCCGAACAAGGCGTGCGGAGCAGCCAAGCGGTACCCGCTCTTCTCGAACTGCCTCAGACTTTGGTCACCCACGAACCCGCGATCCGGCAGCTACTGCGGCTCGAAGCACCGGGTGAAGGCTTCCAGCCGACTGCGACCGTGCCGATCGGCGTATCCCGTGTCTGTCTGGATCTGTCCCGCGCTATCGACGTCGACGCAGAACGGCGTCGCCTGCACAGGGACCTCGCAGCCGCCGAGAAAGAGTTCGATGCCGCGGTGCAGAAACTCGGCAATGAAGCATTCCTCGCGAAGGCTCCCGAAGCGGTAGTCGAGAAGATCCGGTCTCGCAGCGCCAATGCTCAGAATGACGTAGACCGCATTCGACGCCAGCTCGCACAACTGCCCGGCCAGTAG
- a CDS encoding glycosyltransferase family 2 protein produces the protein MTTASAFGISFVIPCHDGGALVAEAVDSLLRQPLSFPFEVIVVDDGSGELLTLAAIDTVTADPRVRVHRLRTRQGVQVARTAGLKAARYGYVMPLDCDDLLATDPELLAGGSYPERAVRILAGDPAVAFVHTYSQMFGDFEGLTISAYPCTEQLVVRKHHAPMPLIYRTADALAAGGYDSRIRKWQDWAFAISLLAARHRRGCGTEIRCIAGPFHRYRIHRRFQRISATSVSELEVVRLVVDRHLDYFQTVLGDPRPADELAATVYAHKPDRLTDLLHMAAADLDQALTLAHQRRATLASPADRLGIP, from the coding sequence ATGACGACCGCGTCCGCTTTCGGGATCAGCTTCGTGATCCCCTGCCACGATGGCGGCGCGTTGGTCGCCGAGGCCGTCGATTCGCTTCTGCGGCAACCCTTGTCGTTTCCCTTCGAGGTCATCGTCGTTGACGACGGGAGTGGCGAACTGCTCACGCTCGCGGCGATCGACACCGTTACCGCGGATCCTCGTGTGCGGGTCCACCGGCTCCGAACTCGCCAGGGTGTTCAAGTCGCGCGCACGGCCGGGCTCAAGGCGGCCCGCTACGGCTACGTGATGCCGCTGGATTGTGACGATCTGCTGGCCACCGACCCTGAACTCCTCGCCGGAGGCAGCTACCCCGAACGGGCAGTCCGAATTCTGGCGGGGGATCCGGCGGTGGCGTTTGTGCACACCTATTCGCAGATGTTCGGTGACTTCGAGGGGCTGACCATCTCGGCCTATCCGTGCACCGAGCAGCTGGTGGTCCGCAAGCATCACGCGCCGATGCCGCTGATCTACCGCACCGCCGACGCACTGGCAGCGGGTGGCTACGACTCCCGGATCCGTAAATGGCAGGACTGGGCCTTCGCCATCAGCTTGCTCGCCGCCCGGCACCGCCGAGGCTGCGGGACCGAAATCCGTTGCATCGCAGGCCCATTCCACCGATACCGGATCCATCGCCGCTTCCAGCGGATTTCGGCGACCTCGGTCAGTGAGCTCGAGGTAGTTCGCCTCGTCGTGGACCGCCATCTCGACTACTTCCAGACCGTCCTCGGCGATCCCCGCCCCGCGGATGAGCTCGCGGCGACGGTGTACGCGCACAAGCCCGACCGGTTGACCGATCTGCTGCACATGGCCGCCGCGGATCTCGACCAAGCCCTCACCCTCGCCCACCAACGCCGCGCCACCCTGGCCTCGCCGGCTGACAGGCTCGGTATCCCGTGA